The following proteins come from a genomic window of Phnomibacter ginsenosidimutans:
- a CDS encoding glutaminyl-peptide cyclotransferase translates to MNNAFFRRTTVAALVLLAACANPDANTGTSNEPAVADNAPAIINYQLINTYPHDAGAFTQGLVWYNNHLVEGTGQYGESNIRHVDLATGKVSKEVKNDKDIFGEGVTILNGKIYQLTWKNKKAFVYDVSTFKLLNEFPINTGTKEGWGITHNGTELIVSDGSSNLYFLNPATFQETKRIGVADAMGPRGNLNELEYINGFVYANIWQTDDIVKIDPNSGQIVGRLNFADLKNKAGITSNPLDAKAPEVLNGIAYDSAGQRLFITGKYWPKLFEIKLQ, encoded by the coding sequence ATGAACAATGCTTTCTTTCGTCGAACTACTGTTGCAGCTTTGGTGCTGCTGGCAGCCTGTGCCAACCCCGATGCCAATACCGGTACCAGCAACGAGCCTGCTGTAGCCGACAATGCGCCAGCCATCATCAACTACCAACTCATCAATACTTATCCGCATGATGCCGGTGCATTTACGCAAGGCCTGGTGTGGTACAATAATCATTTGGTAGAAGGCACCGGCCAATACGGCGAAAGCAACATACGCCACGTAGACTTGGCTACAGGCAAAGTGAGCAAGGAAGTGAAAAATGATAAAGATATTTTCGGCGAAGGCGTCACCATACTCAACGGAAAAATTTACCAGCTCACTTGGAAAAACAAGAAAGCGTTTGTATACGATGTTTCTACCTTCAAATTATTGAATGAATTTCCTATAAATACAGGCACCAAAGAAGGTTGGGGCATTACCCACAACGGCACCGAGCTCATCGTTAGCGATGGTTCCAGCAATCTGTACTTTCTCAATCCTGCTACTTTTCAGGAAACCAAACGCATTGGCGTGGCCGATGCCATGGGCCCCAGGGGAAATCTTAACGAGCTGGAATACATCAATGGCTTTGTGTACGCCAACATTTGGCAGACGGATGACATCGTAAAAATTGACCCCAACAGCGGTCAAATTGTGGGCCGCCTCAACTTTGCCGATCTCAAAAACAAGGCCGGCATTACCAGCAACCCCTTGGATGCCAAGGCACCCGAAGTGCTCAATGGCATCGCCTACGATTCTGCCGGTCAGCGCCTGTTCATTACCGGCAAATACTGGCCCAAGCTGTTCGAAATTAAATTGCAGTAA
- a CDS encoding group I intron-associated PD-(D/E)XK endonuclease has product MSFDLYFGKMITHHTKNKGDLGVLKAKLDLFLQGYLVLVPETEHAPFDLVIYKDGKFKTVQVKYRAVNKRGVIEIPFRNSYSTAKGVNTKKVNKALVSIYAVYCPQTDSCYYFNPLEYGESIALRVNASVNHQQKGTHLADDFKKVP; this is encoded by the coding sequence TTGAGTTTCGATTTGTATTTTGGAAAGATGATAACCCATCACACAAAAAACAAAGGCGATCTCGGTGTATTGAAGGCAAAGCTTGATCTCTTTCTGCAAGGATATCTGGTATTGGTGCCCGAAACCGAACATGCACCTTTTGATTTAGTCATTTATAAAGATGGCAAATTCAAAACGGTTCAAGTGAAGTACAGGGCTGTAAACAAACGTGGAGTTATCGAAATTCCGTTTCGTAATTCTTACAGCACTGCAAAGGGAGTAAATACTAAAAAAGTCAATAAAGCATTGGTGTCAATCTACGCCGTTTATTGTCCGCAAACAGATTCTTGCTATTATTTCAATCCACTTGAATATGGAGAGTCAATTGCTTTGAGGGTAAATGCATCTGTGAATCATCAGCAAAAAGGAACACATCTGGCTGATGATTTTAAAAAGGTTCCGTAG
- a CDS encoding gluconate 2-dehydrogenase subunit 3 family protein — MLTPNKTATGNRRVFVKRLSLGIAGIAAAWGGFTVYQIRKHPKLSSLEAQIPLLDELAETIIPQTDTPGAKAAGCGAIIAILIKDCTDRSSQNRFIDGLDALKDYCQSHYDMPFEALSEVRRIAVLQHFEAKGKPAAGMLGKAQRKLMGDSFFTTLKNLTVTAWCTSKVGATQGLAYDYIPGAYIADAPLQPGQHSWATQ, encoded by the coding sequence ATGCTTACACCCAACAAAACAGCTACCGGTAACCGCCGCGTATTTGTGAAACGGTTATCGCTTGGTATTGCAGGCATTGCCGCAGCTTGGGGAGGCTTTACGGTCTACCAAATCCGCAAGCATCCCAAACTCTCTTCCCTCGAAGCGCAAATACCCCTGCTCGATGAATTAGCCGAAACCATTATTCCGCAAACAGATACGCCCGGGGCCAAAGCTGCCGGTTGTGGCGCCATCATTGCCATCCTCATCAAAGACTGCACAGATCGTTCATCTCAAAACCGTTTCATCGACGGGCTCGACGCTTTGAAAGATTACTGCCAAAGTCACTATGATATGCCATTCGAAGCGCTATCGGAAGTAAGAAGAATTGCCGTACTACAGCATTTTGAAGCCAAGGGTAAACCAGCTGCTGGCATGTTGGGCAAAGCGCAGCGCAAACTCATGGGCGATTCATTTTTTACCACACTCAAAAACCTAACGGTTACGGCTTGGTGCACTAGCAAAGTTGGTGCCACACAAGGCCTGGCGTACGATTATATTCCCGGAGCTTACATTGCAGATGCACCCTTGCAACCGGGGCAACATTCCTGGGCCACTCAATAA
- a CDS encoding GMC oxidoreductase — protein MGDTLHINKGTANTDRYYDAIVVGSGISGGWAAKELCQKGLRTLVLERGRDVQHIRDYSTASMSPWEFTHRLNLTNTDREENPIQSGQFDESTRQFFVNEKEHPYIQEKPFHWVRGYQVGGRSITWGRQCYRLSDLDFDANAKDGIAVDWPIRYKDLAPWYDYVEAFAGISGQAEGIPHLPDGVFLPAMEMNVLEKHFKAQIQKRYPERFVTIGRSANLTKGWEGRGPCQYRNLCMRGCPFGGYFSSNAATLPAAAATGNLTMRPNAIVKEVLFDAKSGKATGVRIIDTETNKTEAFFARIIFLNASTIATTAILLRSTSAAFPTGLGNSSGVVGKYLMDHHFRVGAEAQFDGFADRYYKGRRPNGIYIPRFRNLPDPTTKHADFIRGYGYQGDGERQGWKDKLPGLPGFGAAFKQQLSTPGLWTMWLGAWGETLPQETNTVALDSTEKDQWGLPLVRIHFEFGSNELAMRKDMKASAADMLSAAGFKNIHEFDYNSPGGACVHEMGTVRMGRDAKTSALNAFNQLHDVPNVFITDGSCMTSSAWQNPSLTYMALTARACDYAVMQMKAGKL, from the coding sequence ATGGGCGATACGTTACACATCAATAAAGGCACTGCCAATACCGACCGTTATTACGATGCCATAGTGGTAGGAAGTGGAATCAGTGGTGGCTGGGCTGCTAAAGAACTGTGCCAAAAAGGATTGCGAACACTCGTACTCGAAAGAGGCCGCGATGTGCAACATATCCGCGATTATTCCACTGCTTCCATGAGCCCTTGGGAGTTTACGCACCGGCTCAATTTGACAAACACTGACCGTGAAGAAAATCCTATTCAAAGCGGCCAGTTTGATGAAAGCACCCGCCAGTTTTTTGTCAACGAAAAAGAGCATCCCTACATTCAGGAAAAGCCATTTCATTGGGTACGGGGCTATCAGGTTGGCGGCCGCAGTATTACCTGGGGCCGACAGTGCTACCGTCTTAGTGATTTGGACTTTGATGCCAATGCTAAAGATGGCATTGCGGTAGACTGGCCTATTCGCTACAAAGACCTGGCTCCGTGGTATGATTATGTAGAAGCCTTTGCCGGCATCAGCGGGCAAGCCGAAGGCATTCCACATTTACCCGACGGGGTGTTTTTGCCCGCCATGGAAATGAATGTGCTGGAAAAACATTTCAAAGCGCAAATACAAAAGCGTTATCCTGAAAGATTTGTTACCATTGGTCGTAGTGCCAATCTTACCAAAGGTTGGGAAGGCCGCGGCCCTTGTCAGTACAGAAACTTGTGCATGCGGGGTTGTCCCTTTGGAGGCTACTTCAGCAGCAATGCAGCTACGTTACCAGCGGCAGCGGCCACCGGCAATTTAACCATGCGCCCCAATGCCATTGTGAAAGAAGTGTTGTTTGATGCCAAATCTGGAAAGGCTACCGGCGTTCGCATTATTGATACTGAAACCAACAAAACGGAAGCGTTTTTTGCCCGTATTATTTTCCTGAATGCATCAACGATTGCTACAACTGCTATTTTGTTGCGTAGCACCAGTGCTGCTTTTCCAACAGGCTTGGGCAACAGCAGTGGTGTAGTTGGCAAGTATCTCATGGACCATCATTTCAGAGTGGGAGCAGAAGCACAATTCGATGGTTTTGCAGACCGCTACTACAAAGGCCGCCGGCCCAACGGAATATACATACCTCGCTTTCGCAATTTGCCCGACCCCACTACCAAACATGCTGATTTTATCAGGGGGTACGGCTATCAGGGTGATGGCGAACGGCAGGGTTGGAAAGACAAACTGCCGGGTTTGCCGGGCTTTGGTGCAGCTTTCAAACAACAACTGAGCACTCCTGGTTTGTGGACCATGTGGTTGGGGGCTTGGGGCGAAACATTGCCACAAGAAACCAACACCGTTGCTTTGGATAGCACAGAAAAAGACCAGTGGGGTTTGCCATTGGTACGCATTCATTTTGAATTTGGCAGCAATGAGTTGGCCATGCGCAAAGACATGAAGGCGAGTGCAGCAGACATGTTGTCGGCAGCGGGTTTCAAAAACATTCATGAATTTGATTACAACTCACCCGGTGGTGCTTGTGTGCACGAAATGGGTACGGTACGAATGGGTCGCGATGCCAAAACATCTGCCCTCAATGCATTCAATCAACTGCATGATGTGCCCAATGTGTTCATCACAGATGGCTCTTGCATGACTTCTTCTGCATGGCAAAACCCATCGCTAACGTATATGGCACTAACAGCACGTGCATGTGACTATGCAGTGATGCAAATGAAGGCGGGAAAGCTGTAA
- a CDS encoding ABC transporter ATP-binding protein, with translation MIEKNEVFQHYQTLDAGFFKKHTVGDLMSRMAEDVSRVRMYTGPAIMYLINLITIIVFALYNMLAKNAELTSYTLAPLPILAFVIYYVNTIIHNKSEKIQSLLGDLTSNAQQSYSGIRVIKSYVQEKQMAGFFNRNSELYRDQAIGLAKVEAVYYPSIQLLIGLSTLLTIMIGGLYFLNGKISEVGIIVEFVLYVNMLTFPVSAIGWVASMIQRASASQKRLNELLQYKSNIAEGHDEKIATAAVDVEFKNVSFRYEHTGIQAIQSFNLHIKAGEKVAIIGKTGSGKSSLAALLFRMFDANEGEVLLNGKNVKDYTLEALRKQISYVPQEVFLFSDTVANNIRFGNNEASLDDVKNAARMAVIDTEIDRFEKQYDTVVGERGVTLSGGQKQRISIARALLKPASLIVLDDCLSAVDASTEQAIQQNLQQYLADKTAIVITHRIFSLFSFDKIVVIDNGRVVEIGTHEALLAANGAYADMYRQQQLHEQSDLIA, from the coding sequence TTGATCGAGAAAAATGAAGTGTTTCAACATTACCAAACACTGGATGCAGGCTTCTTTAAAAAACACACAGTTGGCGACCTGATGAGTCGCATGGCCGAAGATGTAAGCCGGGTAAGAATGTATACCGGTCCGGCTATCATGTACCTCATCAACCTCATCACGATTATTGTATTTGCGCTGTACAACATGTTGGCTAAAAATGCCGAGCTCACTTCGTACACGCTGGCACCACTGCCCATATTGGCGTTTGTGATTTATTATGTCAACACAATCATTCACAACAAGAGTGAAAAAATACAATCGCTGTTGGGCGACCTCACCAGCAATGCGCAGCAATCGTACAGCGGCATTAGGGTCATCAAGAGTTATGTGCAGGAAAAACAGATGGCAGGCTTCTTCAATCGCAACAGCGAATTGTACCGCGACCAGGCCATTGGATTAGCCAAAGTGGAAGCCGTGTACTACCCTTCTATTCAACTGCTCATTGGCCTCAGCACCTTGCTCACCATCATGATTGGCGGCTTGTATTTCCTCAATGGAAAGATTAGTGAAGTAGGCATTATTGTTGAGTTTGTGTTGTATGTAAACATGCTCACGTTTCCCGTAAGTGCCATTGGCTGGGTAGCCAGTATGATACAGCGGGCATCGGCTTCGCAAAAGCGATTGAACGAATTGCTCCAATACAAATCGAACATTGCCGAAGGGCATGATGAAAAAATTGCCACTGCTGCGGTGGATGTGGAATTCAAGAATGTTTCATTTCGCTATGAACATACCGGCATTCAAGCCATCCAATCATTTAACCTGCATATTAAAGCGGGTGAAAAAGTGGCCATCATTGGCAAAACAGGAAGTGGTAAAAGCAGTTTGGCGGCGCTGCTGTTTCGCATGTTTGATGCCAACGAAGGCGAAGTACTGCTGAATGGAAAAAATGTAAAAGACTATACGCTGGAAGCCTTGCGAAAGCAAATCAGTTATGTGCCGCAGGAAGTATTTTTGTTTAGCGATACCGTGGCCAACAACATTCGATTTGGCAACAATGAAGCCAGCCTGGATGATGTGAAAAATGCGGCCCGCATGGCTGTGATTGATACCGAAATTGATCGCTTCGAGAAACAATACGACACGGTGGTAGGCGAACGTGGCGTTACACTCAGTGGCGGGCAAAAGCAACGCATTTCTATTGCCAGAGCATTGCTTAAACCAGCATCACTCATTGTACTCGATGACTGCCTGAGTGCCGTAGATGCCAGCACCGAACAAGCCATTCAGCAAAACTTGCAACAATACCTGGCCGATAAAACTGCTATTGTCATTACCCACCGCATATTCAGCCTGTTTAGCTTCGATAAAATTGTGGTGATAGACAACGGCCGTGTGGTGGAAATAGGAACCCATGAAGCTTTACTTGCCGCCAATGGCGCTTATGCCGACATGTACCGGCAACAGCAACTGCATGAGCAATCAGATTTGATTGCATAA
- a CDS encoding pyridoxal-phosphate dependent enzyme, with protein sequence MAWKKNILETIGNTPMIQLNKVVKDFPCTVLAKVDYFNPGNSIKDRMALKMVEDAEADGRLKPGGTIVEGTSGNTGMGLALAACVKGYKCIFVTTDKQSKEKADILKAVGAEVIVCPTNVMPEDPRSYYSVAKRLATEIPNSVYMNQYDNLSNRQAHYESTGPEIWEQTEGKITHLVCTAGTGGTIVGTAKYLKEKNPNIQIWAIDVYGSLLTKYFRTGEVDMNEVHPYISEGFGEDFVPQNYDMSVIDHFEQVTDKDGAVQARRLAREEGLFCGYSAGSCFQGLLQLKDRLKKDDLVVCIFHHGSRYVGKVYNDQWMMERGFLDVKTFKDIVSGRSRQRLITVHPSDTVAAAVALMQQYDIENIPVMENDRNIGSLSEQGLFNKIFSDPDLKNQSVEFVMEHPYPEVSYDTPVERLSSLITRENGAVLSKDEAGSYHIVTKYDVINSLAK encoded by the coding sequence ATGGCCTGGAAAAAAAACATTCTCGAAACAATTGGTAATACCCCGATGATTCAGCTGAACAAGGTGGTGAAAGACTTTCCTTGTACGGTGCTGGCCAAGGTGGATTATTTCAATCCTGGTAACAGTATCAAAGACCGCATGGCGCTGAAAATGGTGGAAGATGCCGAAGCTGATGGCCGGCTGAAACCCGGTGGTACTATTGTAGAAGGTACGAGTGGCAATACAGGCATGGGCCTGGCATTGGCTGCTTGTGTAAAAGGCTACAAATGCATTTTTGTAACGACTGATAAGCAGAGTAAAGAAAAGGCTGACATCTTGAAAGCTGTAGGAGCCGAAGTAATTGTGTGCCCCACCAATGTGATGCCCGAAGACCCGCGGAGTTATTACAGCGTAGCCAAGCGTTTGGCAACTGAAATACCCAATAGTGTGTACATGAACCAGTACGATAATTTATCGAACAGGCAGGCACACTACGAAAGCACGGGCCCCGAAATTTGGGAACAAACAGAAGGCAAGATTACGCACCTCGTTTGTACAGCAGGTACCGGTGGTACCATCGTGGGTACTGCTAAATATTTAAAAGAAAAGAATCCCAACATTCAAATCTGGGCCATTGATGTGTACGGTTCATTGCTTACCAAATATTTCCGCACTGGTGAGGTGGATATGAATGAAGTACATCCGTACATCAGCGAAGGTTTTGGCGAAGATTTTGTGCCACAGAATTACGATATGAGTGTGATTGATCACTTTGAACAGGTGACAGATAAAGATGGTGCCGTACAAGCCCGCCGATTGGCCCGTGAAGAAGGATTGTTTTGCGGTTACAGTGCCGGCAGTTGTTTTCAGGGCTTGCTGCAGTTGAAAGACAGATTGAAAAAGGATGATTTGGTAGTTTGTATTTTTCATCATGGCAGCCGCTATGTAGGCAAAGTATACAACGATCAGTGGATGATGGAGCGTGGTTTCCTGGATGTAAAAACCTTTAAAGACATTGTAAGTGGCCGTAGCCGCCAGCGTTTGATAACTGTGCATCCAAGCGATACTGTTGCTGCAGCTGTAGCGCTGATGCAGCAATACGATATTGAAAATATTCCTGTGATGGAGAACGACCGTAACATTGGTTCGCTCAGTGAGCAAGGATTGTTCAATAAAATTTTCAGCGATCCCGATTTGAAAAACCAATCTGTTGAGTTTGTGATGGAGCATCCTTATCCAGAAGTTTCCTATGATACGCCTGTAGAAAGATTGAGCAGTTTAATCACCCGTGAAAATGGTGCCGTATTGTCGAAAGACGAAGCGGGTAGCTATCACATCGTTACCAAGTACGATGTCATCAATAGCTTAGCGAAATAA
- a CDS encoding DUF4846 domain-containing protein yields MRKLWWLLLAAPVVWYACTQASAEHQQEQVLHASGKMPGTIAIKQTPNISTILTPKGFQRTPLVGHSFGSWLRQLPLRNNNTVYLFNGKPKPYQWLHHAVLDIPIGKEDLLQCADAIMYCRAAYLYNSKTTQTLSFTDNNGKVYSCPSTSTQQQFQQFLRKVYSYCNSASLARQMRPIKYAQLQPGDVLLRGGFPGHGVLIVDMCQNAKGEKLYLLAQGFMPAQDIHVLKNLEDKSISPWYMLDTTASTIQTPQFLFYTSEAKRF; encoded by the coding sequence ATGCGAAAATTGTGGTGGCTGCTGTTGGCAGCTCCAGTAGTTTGGTATGCCTGTACGCAGGCAAGTGCCGAACATCAGCAGGAGCAAGTATTGCATGCTTCGGGTAAAATGCCTGGAACCATTGCCATCAAACAAACGCCCAATATCAGTACCATTCTTACACCCAAAGGGTTTCAACGTACTCCTTTAGTAGGACACAGCTTTGGTAGTTGGTTACGCCAGTTGCCACTCCGCAACAACAACACCGTTTATCTTTTCAATGGCAAGCCAAAACCGTATCAATGGCTGCATCATGCAGTGTTGGATATTCCTATTGGCAAAGAAGATTTGCTGCAATGTGCTGATGCCATTATGTACTGCAGAGCTGCGTATTTGTACAACAGTAAAACAACGCAAACACTCTCATTTACTGACAATAATGGGAAAGTGTATAGTTGCCCATCAACGTCAACTCAGCAGCAGTTTCAACAGTTTCTGAGGAAAGTATATTCTTATTGCAACTCTGCATCTTTAGCCCGTCAAATGAGGCCCATTAAATATGCGCAGCTTCAACCCGGCGATGTTTTACTTCGGGGCGGTTTTCCCGGGCATGGCGTTTTAATAGTAGATATGTGTCAGAATGCAAAAGGGGAGAAGTTGTACCTGCTGGCACAAGGTTTTATGCCTGCGCAGGATATCCACGTATTGAAAAATCTGGAAGACAAATCCATTTCACCTTGGTACATGTTGGATACAACTGCATCCACCATTCAAACACCGCAGTTTTTATTTTATACTTCGGAAGCAAAAAGGTTTTGA
- the aroQ gene encoding type II 3-dehydroquinate dehydratase — MEIAIINGPNLNLLGKREPGVYGSESFESYLEQLRAMFPQVDIQYFQSNVEGELINYLHTVGFTAHGIIINPGGYTHTSVALGDAIAAIKAPVVEVHISNTAAREAFRHISHVSAKCKGTIIGLGLKGYELALRSLLD; from the coding sequence ATGGAAATCGCCATCATCAACGGACCAAACCTCAATTTGCTGGGCAAACGTGAGCCCGGTGTTTACGGCAGCGAAAGTTTTGAAAGCTATCTGGAACAGCTACGGGCCATGTTTCCGCAGGTAGACATTCAATATTTTCAAAGCAATGTGGAAGGCGAACTCATCAACTACTTGCATACAGTAGGTTTTACTGCCCATGGCATCATCATCAATCCCGGTGGCTATACACATACATCCGTGGCTTTGGGCGATGCCATTGCTGCCATTAAGGCACCGGTAGTAGAAGTACATATCAGCAACACTGCTGCCCGTGAAGCTTTTCGGCACATCAGTCATGTAAGTGCCAAATGCAAAGGCACCATTATCGGGCTGGGCCTGAAAGGCTATGAGCTGGCGCTTCGGTCTTTGCTGGATTAA
- the carA gene encoding glutamine-hydrolyzing carbamoyl-phosphate synthase small subunit, with protein MSHSSQPAILLLEDGHVFHGYAFGKIGTTAGEICFNTGMTGYQEVFTDPSYYGQVLIMNSVHIGNYGVLDTDVESESVKIKGLIGRNLEEQFSRMMAQDTLQSYLEKNNVVAIENIDTRALVAYIRTQGAMNCIISSDGTSIEELKAMMKTVPDMGGLELASHVTTDAPYFVGNPDAPKKVSVLDFGCKRNILQSMADRGVYAKVFPAKTTAEEVLAFNPDGIFISNGPGDPAAMDYAIDTIKQLTKAEKPMFGICLGHQLLALAHDIPTYKMHHGHRGLNHPVKNLQTGKSEITTQNHGFGVDPEAVRKADHIEITHVNLNDDSIEGIRVKDKPFFSVQYHPEATPGPHDSRYLFDQFVSMM; from the coding sequence ATGAGTCATTCTTCACAACCGGCCATCCTCCTACTGGAAGATGGACATGTTTTTCATGGCTATGCCTTTGGCAAAATTGGCACCACTGCCGGTGAAATCTGCTTCAATACCGGCATGACCGGCTATCAGGAAGTATTTACCGACCCCAGCTACTACGGTCAGGTGCTGATTATGAATAGTGTGCACATTGGCAACTATGGTGTATTGGATACCGATGTAGAAAGTGAAAGTGTAAAAATCAAAGGACTCATTGGCCGCAACCTCGAGGAGCAATTTAGCCGTATGATGGCACAGGATACACTCCAGAGCTATCTCGAAAAAAACAATGTGGTAGCCATTGAAAACATTGACACCCGTGCATTGGTAGCTTACATCCGTACGCAAGGTGCCATGAACTGCATCATCAGCAGCGATGGTACAAGCATAGAAGAACTGAAAGCAATGATGAAGACCGTTCCTGATATGGGCGGCTTGGAATTGGCTTCACACGTGACAACTGATGCGCCTTATTTTGTGGGCAATCCCGATGCGCCCAAAAAAGTATCAGTGCTCGATTTTGGTTGTAAAAGAAACATTCTGCAATCCATGGCCGACCGCGGTGTATATGCCAAAGTATTTCCTGCAAAAACTACAGCAGAAGAAGTGTTGGCTTTTAACCCCGATGGCATTTTTATCAGCAATGGCCCCGGCGACCCCGCTGCCATGGACTACGCTATTGATACCATTAAACAACTGACCAAGGCCGAAAAGCCCATGTTTGGTATTTGTCTTGGCCACCAGTTGCTGGCTTTGGCCCACGATATTCCCACGTATAAGATGCACCATGGTCACCGCGGCCTCAACCACCCGGTGAAAAACCTGCAAACAGGCAAGAGTGAAATCACCACACAAAACCATGGGTTTGGTGTAGACCCCGAAGCTGTACGTAAAGCTGACCACATCGAAATCACCCATGTGAATTTGAACGACGACAGCATTGAAGGCATCCGGGTAAAAGACAAACCATTCTTTAGTGTGCAGTACCACCCAGAAGCAACCCCCGGCCCACACGACAGTCGCTACTTGTTCGATCAGTTTGTGAGCATGATGTAA
- a CDS encoding ROK family transcriptional regulator, with the protein MATIRTKILSHFNGEMLTGVAFKDHARRKRIIAELSGIEEITINEIAESLNISVPKATELLNELADEGFVCDKGKRSEGPGRKATFYGLATDSCYFIGLEIKKYKLNIGLMGFDKTMIKASYEIPFFFEEAKTALQEIVNQVRQFIQMTGVPAEKIVGMGVSISGRINVRTGEILTIYHFSDAPVKQTLEQEFGMPVYLDNDSRTMAYGEYHFGKYAAHSEVLVLNLDYGMALGMFVNGKPVFGTSGYAGELGHIPLFDNEKICFCGKKGCMETEASGRALIEWIEAEMKAGSNSVLARVLERKKLIEIEDVVEAIQKGDNLAIQGIGNIASKIGRGLAVTINLLNPQLIILSGTLSQVGESLLLPVKTSLIQHSLTLVNSDTKVVLSDMFEKAGLQGACLLVRDKIVGLV; encoded by the coding sequence GTGGCTACAATAAGAACCAAAATACTGAGTCATTTCAATGGAGAAATGCTCACCGGCGTTGCTTTTAAAGACCATGCCCGACGCAAACGCATCATTGCTGAACTCAGTGGCATTGAAGAAATAACCATCAATGAAATTGCAGAATCACTCAATATCAGTGTACCAAAAGCCACAGAACTGCTGAATGAGCTGGCCGACGAGGGCTTTGTGTGCGACAAAGGCAAACGCTCAGAAGGACCGGGCAGAAAAGCTACATTTTACGGCTTGGCTACCGACAGCTGCTATTTCATTGGGCTGGAGATTAAAAAATACAAGCTGAATATTGGCTTAATGGGTTTTGATAAAACCATGATTAAGGCCAGCTATGAAATACCCTTCTTTTTTGAAGAAGCCAAAACAGCCTTGCAGGAAATTGTCAATCAGGTACGGCAGTTTATTCAAATGACGGGCGTTCCCGCCGAAAAAATTGTGGGTATGGGCGTATCTATTTCCGGTCGCATTAATGTACGTACCGGCGAGATACTTACTATTTACCATTTTTCGGATGCCCCTGTAAAGCAAACACTGGAGCAAGAATTTGGCATGCCCGTGTACCTGGATAATGATAGCCGCACAATGGCTTATGGCGAATATCACTTTGGTAAATATGCCGCTCATTCAGAAGTACTTGTCCTCAACCTGGACTATGGCATGGCGTTGGGCATGTTTGTAAACGGCAAACCGGTGTTTGGCACTTCTGGCTATGCCGGCGAACTTGGCCATATCCCCTTGTTCGACAACGAAAAGATTTGCTTTTGTGGCAAAAAAGGCTGTATGGAAACTGAAGCCAGCGGCCGGGCTTTGATAGAATGGATTGAGGCAGAAATGAAAGCCGGCAGCAATAGTGTACTGGCAAGGGTGCTGGAAAGAAAAAAACTGATTGAAATTGAAGACGTTGTAGAAGCCATTCAGAAAGGTGATAACCTTGCCATTCAAGGCATTGGCAATATTGCCAGTAAAATTGGCCGAGGCCTGGCAGTTACAATTAACCTGCTTAATCCGCAACTCATCATCCTTAGCGGCACCCTTAGTCAGGTGGGCGAATCGCTGCTGCTGCCGGTAAAAACCTCTTTGATTCAGCACTCACTCACCTTGGTCAACTCTGATACCAAAGTGGTACTCAGCGATATGTTTGAGAAAGCCGGTTTGCAGGGTGCCTGCCTGTTGGTAAGGGATAAGATTGTGGGCTTGGTATAA